The DNA sequence GCGCGTTCATCTCCGGGTTCAGCCCGAGCCGCACGCGCGAGAACACCACCAGCGGCAGCGTGGTCGAACCCGGCCCGGACAGGAACGCCGACAGCACCAGATCGTCGATCGACAGCGTGAACGACAGCAGCCAGCCGGACAGCAGCGCCTGCGAGATCAGCGGCAACGTGACCACGAAGAACACCTTCAGCGGCGTCGCGCCGAGATCGAGCGCCGCTTCTTCGAGCGACTTGTTCATCTCCTTCACGCGTGACTGCACGATGATCGCGACGTAGGACACGCAGAGCATCACGTGGCCGATCCAGATCGTCACCATCCCGCGGCCCTTCGGCCAGCCGAACATCTGCTCGAGCGCGACGAACAGCAGCAGCAGCGAGATGCCCTGGATCACCTCGGGAATCACCAGCGGCGCGTTGATCATCCCGGTGTACAGCGTGAAGCCCTTGAAGCGGCCGAAGCGCGCGAGCACGAAGCCGGCCCACGTGCCGATCACCACCGATGCGGTGGCCGTCAGCAGCCCGATCTTCAGCGACAGCCACGCGGCAGTCAGCAGCTCGTCGTCGTCCAGCAGCGCCGCGTACCACTTCAGCGAGAAGCCCGACCACACGGTCACCAGCTTCGACTCGTTGAACGAGTAGACGACCAGGCTGATGATCGGGATGTACAGGAACAGGAAGCCGAACGCGAGAACGCCGGTCGACAGCGGTTTGCTTGGCTTGATCATTTCGCTTCCTCCAGTTCCTTGACCTGGTAGTACTGGAACAACGCCATCGGCACCAGCAACAGCAGCACCATCGCGACCGTCACCGCGGACGCCATCGGCCAGTCCATGTTGTTGAAGAACTCGTCCCACATCACGCGGCCGATCATCAGCGTGTCGGCGCCGCCGAGCAGTTCCGGAATCACGTATTCGCCGACCGCCGGAATGAACACCAGCAGGCTGCCGGCGATGATCCCGTTCTTCGACAGCGGCAGCGTGATGCGCGTGAACGCGACCCACGGCTTCGCGCCGAGGTCGTACGCGGCCTCGAGCAGCGTGAGGTCCATCTTCACGAGGTGCGCGTACAGCGGCATCACCATGAACGGCAGATACGAATAGACCATCCCGATGTAGACGCCCGCGTCGCTGTGATAGAGGCGCAGCGGCGTATGGATGATGCCGAGCGCGATCAGCGCGTGGTTCAGCAGGCCGTCGTCCTTCAGGATGCCGATCCATGCGTACACGCGGATCAGGAACGACGTCCAGAACGGCAGCATCACGGCCATCATCAGCACGTTGCGCCGGCCGGGCTCCGCGCGCGCGATGTAGTAGGCCATCGGATAGCCGATCAGCAGGCACAGCAGCGTCGACACCGCGGCCATCTTCAGCGAGCTGAGATAGGTCGCGATGTACAGGTCGTCCTGCAGCAGGAACGCGTAGTGCGACAGTTGCAGCACGAAGTGCACGGCGCCGTCCTTCATCTCGACGAGCGACGTGTACGGCGGGATGCTCATCACCTGGTCGGCGAAGCTGATCTTGAACACCAGCACGAACGGCAGCGCGAAGAACACGGTGAGCCACAGGAACGGCACGCCGATCGCGACGCTGCGGCCCGACGGCAGCAGGCGCGACAGCGCGGCGAAGCGGCTGCGGCGCGCGCGGCCGGCGCCGGTGCTGGCCGCGCCGGCGGAAACCGGCGCGGACGGAGTGGAAGCGGAGGTTCTGATCATGGCGTCCTCATTGCGTCAGCACGACGCCGCTCGCCGGCGACCACGACACGAACACGTCGTCGTTCCACGACGGCGCGTCGTCGCGCATCAGGTTCGAGCTCGACAGGTTCGACACGACCGTCTTGCCGCTCGGCAGCCGCACGTGATACAGCGAGTAGCTGCCCATGTACGCGATGTCGGTCACCACGCCGCGCGCCCAGTTGTGATGCGAGCCGGGCTTCTCGCGCGACACGTTCACGCGCT is a window from the Burkholderia vietnamiensis LMG 10929 genome containing:
- a CDS encoding ABC transporter permease subunit — its product is MIKPSKPLSTGVLAFGFLFLYIPIISLVVYSFNESKLVTVWSGFSLKWYAALLDDDELLTAAWLSLKIGLLTATASVVIGTWAGFVLARFGRFKGFTLYTGMINAPLVIPEVIQGISLLLLFVALEQMFGWPKGRGMVTIWIGHVMLCVSYVAIIVQSRVKEMNKSLEEAALDLGATPLKVFFVVTLPLISQALLSGWLLSFTLSIDDLVLSAFLSGPGSTTLPLVVFSRVRLGLNPEMNALATLFISAVTIGVIVVNQMMIARERRRVADMKAAFAAA
- a CDS encoding ABC transporter permease subunit, which encodes MRTSASTPSAPVSAGAASTGAGRARRSRFAALSRLLPSGRSVAIGVPFLWLTVFFALPFVLVFKISFADQVMSIPPYTSLVEMKDGAVHFVLQLSHYAFLLQDDLYIATYLSSLKMAAVSTLLCLLIGYPMAYYIARAEPGRRNVLMMAVMLPFWTSFLIRVYAWIGILKDDGLLNHALIALGIIHTPLRLYHSDAGVYIGMVYSYLPFMVMPLYAHLVKMDLTLLEAAYDLGAKPWVAFTRITLPLSKNGIIAGSLLVFIPAVGEYVIPELLGGADTLMIGRVMWDEFFNNMDWPMASAVTVAMVLLLLVPMALFQYYQVKELEEAK